The following proteins come from a genomic window of Maribacter sp. HTCC2170:
- a CDS encoding acyl-CoA dehydrogenase family protein, with the protein MDFSLSEEQLMIKEAARDFAQTELLPGVIERDDAQKFPAEQVKQMGELGFLGMMVNPKYGGSGLDTVSYALVMEELSKIDASASVVVSVNNSLVCWGLETYGNEEQKQKYLTKLATGEVIGAFCLSEPEAGSDATSQKTTAIDKGDHYILNGTKNWITNGGTAEFYLVIAQTDREKGHKGINALIVEKGMEGFEIGPKENKLGIRGSDTHSLNFNDVKVPKENRIGDDGFGFKFAMKTLSGGRIGIAAQALGIAAGAYELAKKYSKERKAFGTEIANHQAIAFKLADMHTKIEAARLLVYKAAKDKDNGDNYDLSGAMAKLYASQVAMETSVEAVQIHGGNGFVKDYHVERLMRDAKITQIYEGTSEIQKIVISRSILRS; encoded by the coding sequence ATGGATTTTTCACTGTCAGAAGAGCAATTAATGATTAAAGAAGCTGCTCGCGATTTTGCCCAAACCGAATTATTACCAGGTGTTATTGAACGTGATGATGCACAAAAATTCCCGGCTGAACAAGTGAAGCAAATGGGTGAACTTGGTTTTTTGGGCATGATGGTAAATCCTAAATATGGGGGTAGTGGTTTAGACACAGTCTCCTATGCCTTAGTCATGGAAGAATTATCAAAGATAGACGCCTCTGCCTCCGTAGTTGTATCGGTTAACAATTCCTTAGTTTGCTGGGGATTGGAAACCTATGGCAATGAAGAACAAAAACAAAAGTACTTGACGAAATTGGCAACGGGTGAAGTTATCGGCGCTTTTTGTCTTTCTGAGCCAGAAGCAGGCAGTGATGCAACTTCACAAAAGACCACTGCAATTGACAAAGGAGATCATTATATTCTTAATGGCACTAAAAACTGGATTACGAATGGAGGTACTGCAGAATTCTACCTTGTAATTGCACAAACAGATAGGGAAAAGGGTCATAAAGGAATCAATGCCTTAATAGTGGAAAAAGGCATGGAAGGTTTCGAAATTGGGCCAAAAGAAAACAAACTAGGAATTAGGGGGAGTGACACCCATTCCTTGAATTTTAATGACGTCAAAGTTCCAAAGGAAAACCGTATTGGCGATGACGGCTTTGGCTTCAAATTTGCCATGAAGACCCTGTCAGGTGGAAGAATCGGCATTGCGGCCCAGGCATTGGGTATTGCAGCTGGTGCTTACGAACTCGCAAAAAAGTATTCTAAAGAACGTAAAGCCTTCGGAACTGAGATAGCAAATCACCAAGCAATTGCATTTAAGCTGGCCGATATGCATACCAAAATTGAAGCGGCAAGGCTTTTAGTGTATAAAGCAGCTAAAGACAAGGACAATGGGGACAATTACGATTTATCCGGGGCAATGGCAAAATTATATGCCTCGCAAGTTGCGATGGAAACTTCTGTTGAAGCAGTGCAAATTCATGGTGGTAACGGTTTTGTAAAAGATTATCACGTTGAACGTCTAATGCGGGATGCTAAAATCACCCAGATTTATGAAGGTACATCCGAAATTCAAAAAATTGTTATTTCGAGAAGCATTTTAAGGTCCTAA
- the gltB gene encoding glutamate synthase large subunit, whose translation MKLIKQGLYLPEFEHDNCGAGFICSLKGIKSNDIIHKALEILDKLEHRGAVSADGKTGDGAGILIDIPHDFFLDVCDFDLPETGKYAVSNVFLPQKENQREYCIKEFEKNLEKQGLKLLGWRDVPVNKSIPGRIAMETEPFVKQVFIAKENDEQDDFQFNLKLFIARKVTEHSILDSKLSESKFFYLPSLSTKIIIFKGLLMPKDISLYYTDLMDPRVVTRLSLVHQRFSTNTFPTWDLAQPFRYMCHNGEINTLRGNVSRMKSREELLESDWFGPEIKNILPVILPGKSDSATMDMIVELLLMTGRSLPEVMMMLVPEAWEKNTEMSEAKRAFYEFNSCAMEPWDGPASIPFTDGNYIGAVLDRNGLRPSRYSVTKNGYVIMSSETGVVDIEPENVEFHGRLEPGKMFLVNMEKGRIVNDEEIKEEIAQRHPYKKWIDKNLVYLKDIPYNDCPLFLGEASLEKRKSTFGYTLEDINTIILPMGKTAKEPIGSMGSDTPIAVLSERPQLIYNYFKQLFAQVTNPPLDGIREELITDISLTLGSDQNLFDISELYCRKLKIQNPVISKEDLDKIKNYDASPDYKVVSIPILYDIKRGHNGLEEALDSILRQASKAIDDEANIIILSDRNTSEEKAPIPALLACSFVNSGLQKLGKRSKLSIIIESAEPREVHHFALLFGFGASAINPYLVNEIIAEQIEENDITEFTFEEAIKNYNKAIGKGILKVMNKIGISTLNSYRGSQLFECIGINTKVVDKYFPNTPTRIEGIGLYEIEKEIAKRHQKAYIKKEIAANLDLEIGGEYRWRREGEKHMFNPLSVAKLQKAVRGNEPDTYKEFSKMVNEQSKSLMTIRGLFEFSNYDPIPLDEVEPWTEIVKRFKTGAMSYGSISKEAHENLAIAMNRIGGKSNSGEGGENAERFYKNQSGDWRNSAIKQVASGRFGVTSNYLTNAQEIQIKMAQGAKPGEGGQLPGPKVNPAIAQTRNSTPYVGLISPPPHHDIYSIEDLSQLIFDLKSANRKARINVKLVSEVGVGTVAAGVSKAKADVVLISGFDGGTGASPLTSLKHAGLPWELGIAEAQQTLVMNDLRNRIVLECDGQLKTGRDVAVACLLGAEEFGFATAPLVASGCVMMRVCHLNTCPVGIATQNPELRKKFKGKPEHVVNYMYFVAQELREIMAQLGFRTINEMVGQVQKLDRKKAITHYKAAGIDLTPILHQIDVPKGTKFYNTQKQVHDVDKSIEFEILEKAHPALFRKEKISLDFPIHNTDRAIGAIISNEISKVYGAQGLPINTIKLNFTGSAGQSFGAFATRGLTMTVNGNTNDYLGKGLSGAKLVIKVPDGSTIVPEENVITGNVTLYGATAGRAYINGKAGERFCVRNSGAKTVVEGIGDHGCEYMTGGVAVILGEVGRNFGAGMSGGIAYVYNKNKTFEKKCNKEALNLLAVEEDQDIAQLRELIESHYNFTMSPLAQRILENWEECLPDFVKVFPEEYRQALIRLEKEKLETI comes from the coding sequence ATGAAATTGATAAAACAAGGGTTATACCTTCCAGAATTTGAGCACGATAATTGTGGAGCTGGATTCATATGTAGTCTTAAAGGAATTAAATCAAATGATATAATCCACAAGGCTCTTGAAATACTGGACAAACTGGAACATAGAGGAGCGGTTAGTGCCGATGGGAAGACTGGTGATGGTGCAGGAATTTTAATCGACATTCCTCACGATTTCTTTTTGGATGTTTGTGATTTTGATTTGCCCGAAACAGGAAAATACGCTGTAAGCAATGTATTTCTGCCCCAAAAAGAAAACCAAAGAGAATATTGCATAAAGGAATTCGAAAAGAATTTAGAAAAGCAAGGGTTAAAGTTACTCGGATGGCGCGATGTTCCGGTAAACAAATCCATCCCTGGCAGAATAGCCATGGAGACGGAACCTTTTGTAAAGCAAGTCTTCATTGCAAAAGAAAATGATGAACAGGACGATTTTCAATTCAACCTTAAATTATTCATTGCCAGAAAAGTAACTGAGCATTCCATACTAGATTCAAAACTGTCTGAAAGTAAGTTCTTTTACCTACCAAGTCTTTCAACAAAAATCATAATTTTTAAAGGGCTTTTGATGCCTAAAGACATTAGTCTTTATTATACTGATTTGATGGACCCGCGAGTGGTCACCAGATTATCCTTGGTACACCAACGTTTTTCTACCAATACCTTCCCAACATGGGATTTGGCACAGCCTTTCAGGTATATGTGTCATAATGGTGAGATCAATACTTTACGTGGCAATGTTTCGAGAATGAAATCTCGTGAAGAACTATTGGAAAGTGATTGGTTCGGTCCTGAAATAAAAAACATTCTACCAGTAATATTACCTGGAAAATCAGATTCGGCCACAATGGACATGATTGTTGAGCTATTGTTGATGACAGGTCGGTCTTTGCCCGAAGTAATGATGATGTTGGTGCCCGAGGCATGGGAAAAAAACACAGAAATGTCGGAAGCAAAAAGAGCTTTCTATGAATTCAACTCATGTGCTATGGAGCCATGGGATGGCCCAGCTTCGATTCCTTTCACTGATGGGAATTACATTGGTGCCGTATTGGACAGAAATGGTCTTAGACCCTCACGGTATTCTGTCACCAAGAATGGATACGTGATTATGTCTTCTGAGACCGGAGTAGTTGATATCGAGCCTGAAAATGTAGAATTTCATGGAAGACTTGAGCCCGGGAAAATGTTCTTAGTGAATATGGAGAAAGGGCGCATTGTAAATGATGAAGAAATAAAGGAAGAAATCGCACAACGTCATCCATATAAAAAATGGATTGATAAAAATCTAGTTTACCTTAAAGATATACCATATAATGATTGCCCCCTTTTCTTGGGTGAAGCGTCTTTGGAAAAGCGCAAATCCACCTTTGGTTATACGCTGGAAGATATCAATACCATTATCTTACCTATGGGTAAAACGGCCAAGGAACCTATTGGTTCAATGGGATCAGACACACCTATAGCTGTTCTTTCAGAACGTCCGCAACTTATCTACAATTATTTTAAACAATTGTTCGCCCAAGTTACCAATCCACCATTGGATGGCATTCGTGAGGAACTGATTACCGATATAAGTCTAACTCTTGGTAGTGATCAAAATCTTTTCGATATATCTGAACTTTATTGTAGAAAACTGAAAATTCAGAATCCAGTAATTTCGAAAGAAGATTTGGATAAAATCAAGAACTATGATGCGAGTCCGGATTATAAAGTAGTTTCCATACCTATATTATACGATATTAAAAGAGGGCATAATGGCTTGGAAGAAGCTTTGGATTCAATACTGCGACAAGCATCAAAAGCAATTGATGATGAAGCAAATATCATAATTCTTTCCGATAGAAATACAAGTGAAGAAAAAGCTCCAATACCCGCTTTATTAGCTTGCTCTTTTGTAAATAGCGGTCTCCAAAAATTGGGTAAACGCTCCAAGTTGAGCATTATAATTGAGTCCGCTGAACCACGAGAGGTACATCATTTTGCCTTGCTGTTCGGTTTTGGTGCCAGTGCCATTAATCCATATTTGGTAAATGAGATAATTGCAGAACAGATTGAAGAAAATGATATCACCGAATTTACCTTTGAAGAAGCCATAAAGAATTACAACAAGGCTATTGGCAAGGGCATTCTCAAAGTCATGAACAAAATTGGTATCTCGACATTAAACTCATATCGAGGTTCACAATTGTTCGAGTGCATCGGAATCAACACTAAGGTTGTTGACAAATATTTTCCAAATACTCCAACTAGAATTGAAGGCATAGGGCTTTATGAGATTGAAAAAGAAATAGCCAAACGACACCAAAAAGCTTATATCAAAAAAGAAATTGCCGCAAATTTAGATTTAGAAATCGGAGGTGAATATAGATGGAGAAGAGAAGGCGAAAAGCACATGTTCAATCCATTATCCGTTGCCAAATTACAGAAAGCCGTTCGGGGCAACGAACCCGATACCTATAAGGAATTCTCCAAAATGGTCAATGAGCAATCCAAAAGCTTAATGACCATTCGAGGTCTTTTTGAATTTTCAAACTATGACCCAATTCCTTTGGATGAAGTTGAACCATGGACCGAAATTGTAAAGCGTTTCAAAACTGGCGCCATGTCATATGGTTCAATTAGCAAAGAAGCTCATGAGAATCTTGCTATTGCCATGAACCGTATTGGTGGAAAAAGCAACTCTGGAGAAGGTGGCGAAAATGCCGAACGTTTTTACAAAAACCAATCTGGTGATTGGAGAAATAGCGCAATTAAGCAAGTTGCATCAGGAAGATTCGGAGTAACTTCGAACTACTTGACAAACGCCCAGGAGATTCAAATAAAAATGGCACAGGGAGCAAAACCTGGTGAAGGTGGTCAACTTCCAGGCCCGAAGGTTAATCCTGCTATTGCGCAAACTAGGAATTCCACTCCTTATGTAGGATTGATATCACCACCACCGCATCACGATATTTATTCTATAGAGGATTTGTCCCAGCTCATTTTTGACTTGAAATCAGCAAACAGAAAGGCTCGAATCAATGTTAAATTGGTTTCTGAAGTTGGTGTAGGAACTGTAGCCGCAGGAGTATCAAAGGCTAAAGCAGATGTAGTTCTTATTTCAGGTTTTGATGGCGGAACCGGAGCCTCACCGTTAACTTCATTAAAACATGCAGGACTTCCTTGGGAGTTGGGTATAGCCGAAGCTCAACAGACTTTGGTAATGAACGATTTGAGAAATAGGATTGTTCTTGAATGTGATGGTCAGCTAAAAACAGGAAGAGACGTTGCTGTAGCTTGTCTTTTAGGGGCCGAAGAGTTTGGTTTTGCAACAGCTCCTTTAGTAGCTTCAGGTTGTGTTATGATGAGAGTCTGTCATTTAAACACATGTCCCGTTGGTATTGCCACTCAAAATCCTGAACTCCGTAAAAAGTTCAAAGGCAAACCAGAACACGTTGTTAACTATATGTACTTCGTTGCTCAAGAATTACGCGAAATCATGGCTCAACTGGGCTTCAGAACTATTAATGAAATGGTTGGTCAAGTACAAAAGCTAGATCGCAAAAAAGCCATTACCCATTACAAGGCAGCGGGAATAGACCTCACTCCTATCCTACATCAAATTGATGTGCCAAAAGGGACCAAGTTCTACAATACCCAAAAACAAGTACATGATGTGGACAAATCAATAGAATTTGAAATTCTTGAAAAAGCACATCCTGCTTTATTTAGGAAAGAAAAAATTTCGCTTGATTTTCCAATACATAATACTGATCGGGCAATAGGAGCCATAATTAGTAATGAGATTTCAAAAGTCTATGGAGCCCAAGGCTTGCCCATCAATACCATAAAATTGAATTTTACCGGTTCAGCCGGCCAGAGTTTTGGGGCATTCGCAACGCGCGGGCTAACCATGACAGTAAATGGAAATACCAATGATTATCTTGGCAAAGGGCTTTCAGGAGCTAAATTGGTAATAAAAGTACCTGATGGTTCCACGATTGTCCCGGAAGAGAATGTAATTACCGGCAACGTAACATTGTATGGTGCAACTGCTGGAAGGGCCTACATTAATGGAAAAGCGGGAGAACGTTTTTGCGTTAGAAATTCTGGGGCAAAAACAGTGGTTGAAGGAATAGGTGATCATGGATGCGAGTATATGACAGGAGGTGTAGCGGTAATTCTTGGTGAAGTAGGAAGAAATTTCGGCGCGGGAATGAGTGGTGGCATTGCCTATGTTTATAATAAGAACAAAACTTTTGAAAAGAAGTGCAACAAAGAAGCATTGAATCTATTAGCGGTTGAAGAAGACCAAGATATTGCCCAATTACGGGAATTGATTGAAAGTCATTACAATTTCACAATGAGCCCGCTAGCTCAGCGCATATTGGAAAATTGGGAGGAATGCCTGCCTGATTTTGTAAAAGTATTCCCTGAAGAATACAGGCAAGCCCTTATTCGCCTGGAAAAAGAAAAATTAGAAACTATATAA
- a CDS encoding glutamate synthase subunit beta — translation MGKTTGFLEFDRKVEGYTSVEKRVKHYKEFTVPMKAKELKDQGARCMDCGIPFCHSGCPLGNLIPDFNDAVYRGKWEKATKILHATNNFPEFTGRLCPAPCEEACVLGINEDPVTIENIEKNIVETAFKNGWITASSPANRTGKTVAVIGSGPAGLATAQQLNRAGHLVTVFERDEKPGGLLRYGIPDFKMEKHIIDRRLKVLEEEGIEFKCGINVGKDVDANDLKKEFDAIVLCGGATVRRKLPIKGSDLDGVVQAMDFLPQNNRRVDGIKKFDKEILATNKDVIVIGGGDTGSDCIGTSIRHGATSVSNFEIMPMATKERPEDQPWPFWPMRLKTSTSHKEGAERFFSISTKEFVGDKDGRLKGLITSEVEWIKQPGQRPILKEIEGSEKEWKCELALLAMGFTGSEMTIAEQLGLEADTRTNIKASEKDYMSNVPGVFVAGDQRRGQSLIVWAISEGRQAAHHVDSYLMGESTLPLKGEGDLPRI, via the coding sequence ATGGGAAAGACAACAGGATTTTTGGAATTCGATAGAAAAGTAGAAGGTTATACGTCCGTTGAAAAACGCGTAAAGCATTATAAAGAGTTTACAGTTCCTATGAAAGCAAAGGAACTAAAAGATCAAGGTGCCCGTTGTATGGATTGTGGCATTCCATTCTGTCATAGTGGTTGCCCCTTAGGGAATTTGATTCCAGATTTCAATGATGCAGTTTATCGCGGCAAATGGGAAAAGGCTACTAAAATTTTACATGCAACAAATAACTTCCCAGAGTTTACTGGAAGATTATGCCCAGCCCCATGTGAAGAAGCCTGTGTTTTAGGCATCAATGAAGACCCTGTGACCATTGAGAACATAGAAAAAAATATCGTCGAGACAGCATTTAAAAATGGTTGGATTACCGCAAGTTCGCCAGCCAATAGGACAGGGAAAACAGTAGCGGTAATTGGCTCTGGTCCTGCAGGGTTGGCAACTGCGCAGCAATTGAACAGGGCCGGACATTTGGTCACAGTTTTTGAAAGAGATGAAAAACCTGGAGGTCTTCTACGATATGGCATTCCTGATTTTAAAATGGAAAAACATATAATTGATAGAAGGTTAAAAGTTTTAGAAGAGGAAGGTATCGAGTTTAAATGTGGTATTAATGTCGGAAAGGACGTTGATGCGAATGACCTAAAAAAAGAATTTGACGCCATTGTTTTATGTGGAGGAGCAACGGTAAGGAGAAAGCTGCCAATAAAAGGTTCAGATTTAGACGGTGTTGTGCAAGCCATGGATTTTTTACCTCAGAATAATCGTAGAGTTGATGGAATAAAGAAATTTGACAAAGAGATTTTAGCAACTAACAAAGATGTCATTGTTATAGGCGGTGGTGACACTGGATCGGATTGTATTGGAACATCAATAAGACATGGTGCAACATCTGTTTCTAATTTTGAGATTATGCCTATGGCCACTAAAGAACGTCCTGAAGACCAACCTTGGCCGTTTTGGCCCATGCGATTGAAAACAAGTACATCACATAAGGAAGGAGCAGAACGATTTTTTAGCATTTCTACGAAAGAATTTGTTGGTGATAAAGATGGAAGGCTAAAAGGTTTAATCACATCAGAAGTAGAATGGATTAAGCAACCAGGGCAACGTCCTATTTTAAAGGAAATTGAAGGAAGTGAGAAAGAATGGAAATGTGAATTAGCACTACTTGCTATGGGCTTTACAGGCTCTGAAATGACCATTGCTGAACAACTAGGGTTAGAAGCCGATACCCGAACCAATATAAAAGCATCGGAAAAAGATTATATGTCTAATGTTCCCGGTGTTTTTGTAGCCGGTGATCAGAGAAGAGGTCAATCGTTGATTGTCTGGGCAATATCCGAAGGGCGCCAAGCGGCCCATCATGTTGATTCTTATTTAATGGGGGAATCAACATTACCTTTAAAAGGAGAAGGGGATTTACCTAGGATATAA
- a CDS encoding ROK family protein — translation MAKSKKFIGIDLGGTKVNVGLVEGDKVIETEYAKLPQNQKSESEVIDLIVDLTKSVISRNNIDGIGIGVPSILDRKKGIIYEVQNIPLWNEVPLGNILAKEFDVPIYMNNDANCFALGEYYFGAGQGCEHFVGLTLGTGMGSGIITNGRLLNDANCGSGEFGMIPYKEGVLEDYCSGKFFKRHYNSNGEELLYLAKKGDVKSIEAFEQFGIHLGNAIKIILYAIDPEKIIIGGSILNSASFFKKSLENSIQNFGYKKVLENFEIKYSNTPNIAVLGAASLCLESKN, via the coding sequence ATGGCAAAAAGTAAAAAGTTCATAGGGATTGATTTAGGTGGAACGAAGGTAAATGTGGGTCTAGTGGAAGGTGACAAGGTAATCGAAACGGAATATGCCAAGCTTCCTCAGAATCAAAAAAGTGAAAGTGAAGTAATTGATCTAATTGTTGACTTGACCAAGAGTGTTATTTCAAGAAATAATATTGATGGTATTGGGATAGGAGTGCCAAGTATATTGGACAGAAAAAAAGGAATCATTTATGAGGTGCAAAACATCCCTTTATGGAATGAGGTGCCTTTAGGAAATATTTTGGCAAAAGAATTTGATGTTCCAATTTATATGAATAATGATGCGAATTGTTTTGCCTTGGGTGAGTATTATTTTGGTGCTGGTCAAGGATGTGAGCATTTTGTAGGATTAACTTTGGGAACTGGAATGGGTTCAGGAATAATTACCAATGGACGCCTTTTGAATGACGCAAATTGTGGTTCAGGTGAATTTGGGATGATCCCTTATAAAGAAGGTGTTCTAGAAGATTATTGTAGCGGCAAATTCTTTAAAAGACATTATAATTCAAATGGGGAAGAGTTATTGTATCTGGCTAAAAAGGGAGATGTTAAGTCTATTGAAGCATTTGAGCAATTTGGAATCCATTTAGGAAATGCAATTAAGATTATTTTGTATGCAATTGATCCTGAAAAGATAATAATTGGTGGCTCGATTTTAAATTCTGCTTCCTTTTTCAAGAAAAGTTTAGAAAACAGTATTCAAAACTTTGGTTACAAAAAAGTTCTTGAGAATTTTGAAATTAAATATTCAAATACTCCAAACATTGCTGTTTTAGGTGCTGCCTCACTTTGTTTAGAAAGCAAAAACTGA
- a CDS encoding glycoside hydrolase family 9 protein → MSKLFVSILILSLGISYNLDNDEDRLLINHLGYHVNGAKNVVYQTNSNVIPDYFEIRNKSGKTFFTGKFKKGGKIDNWHTGKAYSGDFTDLKTLGDYQVVIQLKGKVLKSHLFNVGDNNLVDETLPLLLKGFKSQHVVGEYDQKDSTMSFFGNRNDMVDVHGGWYDASGEKGKYFSHLCFSNYLNPQQTPLFVWNLFEAANQYTSKEKFSNPVLKTSVLEEAYYGADFLLRMHDTEGYFYLTVFANWSGDPNEREICAYEGQDGKRTADYKAGFREGAGIAIAALARASSNIGLGEYEPEEYLRAAEKGFAHLLEFNDEYIDDGIENIIDDYCALLAATELFDATNDQKYLAYARKRMVLLSSRLNSDNNYRNWWKADDKGERPFYHGSDAGLPLIALSRYLEFEFENNSRKIAIKAIQQSIDFEIKITNDVNNPFGYPRQYIKAVNEDNNRASFFIPHKNESGYWWQGENSRLASLSSAFYISMKYMTESQKKSALEYAANNINWIMGLNPYDVNMVDGLGFNNPEYIEQVNLNFKGGVCNGITAGFTDENDIAFMPLPQNNDPAQRWRWSEQWMPHGAWLILAVSSAR, encoded by the coding sequence ATGAGCAAATTATTTGTATCAATACTAATCCTTTCTCTCGGCATTTCCTATAATCTTGATAATGATGAAGATAGGTTATTGATTAATCATCTCGGTTACCATGTGAATGGAGCTAAAAACGTAGTTTATCAAACCAACTCAAATGTTATTCCTGATTATTTTGAAATCAGGAATAAGTCTGGCAAAACTTTTTTCACAGGAAAGTTTAAAAAAGGTGGTAAGATTGATAATTGGCATACTGGCAAAGCTTATTCTGGAGATTTTACTGATCTAAAAACCCTAGGCGATTACCAAGTGGTAATTCAGTTAAAAGGAAAGGTTTTAAAAAGTCATTTATTCAATGTTGGTGATAACAACCTTGTTGATGAAACTTTGCCACTATTATTGAAAGGTTTTAAGTCCCAACATGTTGTGGGAGAATATGATCAAAAGGACTCAACTATGTCCTTTTTCGGCAATCGGAATGATATGGTTGACGTACATGGCGGGTGGTATGACGCATCGGGTGAAAAAGGAAAATACTTTAGCCATTTATGTTTTTCGAATTATTTAAATCCACAACAAACCCCACTTTTTGTTTGGAATTTGTTCGAAGCTGCCAATCAATATACAAGTAAAGAGAAATTCTCGAATCCAGTGTTGAAGACAAGTGTATTGGAAGAAGCGTATTATGGGGCTGATTTTCTTCTTAGAATGCATGATACGGAAGGTTATTTTTATTTGACGGTTTTTGCCAATTGGAGTGGTGACCCTAATGAAAGGGAAATTTGTGCTTATGAAGGACAAGATGGAAAAAGGACAGCAGATTATAAGGCAGGTTTTAGGGAGGGAGCAGGAATTGCAATTGCTGCACTAGCTAGGGCTTCTTCAAATATTGGTTTAGGCGAATATGAACCAGAGGAATATTTAAGGGCTGCGGAAAAGGGTTTTGCGCATCTTTTAGAGTTTAATGACGAATATATAGATGATGGCATCGAGAATATAATTGATGATTATTGTGCACTGTTGGCTGCAACCGAACTTTTTGATGCTACAAATGATCAAAAGTATTTGGCCTATGCTAGAAAACGCATGGTTTTGCTTAGCAGTAGATTAAACAGTGATAATAATTATCGAAATTGGTGGAAAGCTGATGATAAAGGAGAGAGACCTTTTTATCATGGTTCTGATGCCGGATTACCATTAATTGCCTTAAGCAGATACCTTGAATTTGAATTTGAAAATAATTCAAGGAAAATTGCCATAAAAGCAATTCAACAATCCATAGATTTTGAGATAAAAATTACCAATGATGTCAACAATCCGTTTGGGTATCCAAGGCAATATATCAAAGCCGTTAACGAAGATAACAATAGGGCTTCCTTCTTTATTCCACACAAGAACGAATCGGGTTATTGGTGGCAAGGGGAAAACTCACGTTTGGCATCCCTATCCAGTGCTTTTTATATTAGTATGAAATATATGACCGAGAGCCAAAAAAAGAGCGCATTGGAATATGCGGCCAATAATATAAATTGGATAATGGGGCTTAATCCTTATGATGTGAATATGGTTGATGGTTTGGGTTTCAACAATCCGGAATACATTGAGCAAGTAAACTTAAATTTTAAGGGCGGTGTTTGTAATGGTATTACTGCAGGATTTACAGATGAAAACGATATCGCATTTATGCCATTGCCACAGAATAATGATCCGGCACAACGCTGGAGATGGTCTGAACAATGGATGCCTCACGGCGCATGGCTAATATTGGCGGTTTCATCAGCGCGATAA